Proteins encoded in a region of the Panthera tigris isolate Pti1 chromosome B2, P.tigris_Pti1_mat1.1, whole genome shotgun sequence genome:
- the RNF182 gene encoding E3 ubiquitin-protein ligase RNF182 codes for MASQPPEDGADSQVSDELECKICYNRYNLKQRKPKVLECCHRVCAKCLYKIIDFGDSPQGVIVCPFCRFETCLPDDEVSSLPDDNNILVNLTCGGKGKKCLPENPTELLLTPKRLASLVSPSHASSNCLVITIMEVQRESSPSLSSTPVVEFYRPASFDSVTTVSHNWTVWNCTSLLFQTSIRVLVWLLGLLYFSSLPLGIYLLVSKKVTLGVVFVSLVPSSLVILMVYGFCQCVCHEFLDCVAPSS; via the coding sequence ATGGCCAGTCAGCCGCCGGAAGATGGGGCAGACTCTCAGGTCTCCGACGAGCTCGAGTGTAAGATCTGTTACAATCGGTACAACCTGAAGCAGAGGAAACCCAAAGTGCTGGAGTGCTGTCACAGGGTCTGTGCCAAATGCCTCTACAAGATCATAGACTTCGGGGACTCCCCGCAAGGCGTCATCGTCTGCCCTTTCTGCAGGTTTGAGACCTGCCTGCCGGATGATGAAGTCAGCAGCCTGCCGGATGACAACAACATCCTGGTAAACTTGACTTGCGGAGGCAAAGGCAAGAAGTGCCTGCCGGAAAACCCTACCGAGCTGCTGCTGACCCCCAAGAGGCTGGCGTCTCTCGTCAGCCCTTCTCACGCTTCCTCCAACTGCCTGGTCATAACCATcatggaggtgcagagagagagctcCCCGTCTCTGAGCTCCACTCCTGTGGTCGAGTTCTACCGGCCTGCAAGTTTCGACTCTGTCACCACCGTGTCCCACAACTGGACCGTGTGGAACTGTACATCCCTGCTGTTTCAGACGTCCATCCGGGTGCTGGTTTGGCTGCTGGGTTTGCTGTATTTCAGCTCCTTACCCCTAGGGATCTACTTACTCGTGTCTAAGAAGGTCACCCTCGGGGTCGTCTTTGTCAGCCTCGTCCCTTCGAGCCTTGTCATCCTCATGGTGTACGGTTTCTGCCAGTGCGTTTGTCACGAGTTTCTAGACTGCGTGGCCCCTTCTTCTTAA